Proteins found in one Lysinibacillus fusiformis genomic segment:
- the purF gene encoding amidophosphoribosyltransferase yields MLAELRGLNEECGVFGIWGNPNPAHLSYYGLHALQHRGQEGAGIVVSDGQHLRAVKGEGLVNDVFNEDKLKAVNGKAAIAHVRYTTAGGGGIENVQPLLFHSSTGSLSIAHNGNLVNATHLKQYLERQGSIFHSSSDTEVLAHLIKKSSHSPFRAKVKNALSLLKGAYSFLIMTKDEMLVARDPHGLRPLSLGKLGDGWVVASETCAFDLIGAEFVRSVEPGELIIINDEGVKSDRFADMEKRSMCAMEYVYLARPDSDIDGINVHMARKRMGKQLARECAHIEADVVTGVPDSSISAAIGFAEESGIPYELGLIKNRYVGRTFIQPTQELRERGVKMKLSPVVQVVKGKKVVMVDDSIVRGTTSRRIVKMLKDAGAAEVHVVISSPPMTDPCYYGIDTSTHEELIASSHNVDEIREVIGADSLTFLSVEGMVETIARPYEDENRGLCLACFTGKYPTEIFPDTILPHEKELLR; encoded by the coding sequence ATGCTTGCTGAACTCAGAGGCTTAAACGAAGAATGTGGGGTGTTTGGTATTTGGGGTAACCCAAATCCAGCACACCTTAGCTATTACGGGCTTCATGCTCTTCAACACCGTGGACAAGAAGGTGCTGGAATTGTCGTTTCAGACGGACAGCATCTTCGCGCGGTGAAAGGCGAAGGACTAGTTAATGATGTTTTCAACGAAGATAAATTAAAAGCAGTGAACGGCAAAGCAGCTATTGCGCATGTTCGTTACACGACTGCTGGTGGTGGCGGTATCGAAAACGTACAGCCATTATTATTCCACTCCTCAACTGGTAGCCTTTCAATTGCCCATAACGGTAACTTAGTCAATGCGACACATTTAAAACAATATTTAGAGCGACAAGGTAGTATTTTCCATTCAAGCTCTGATACAGAAGTGTTGGCGCATCTTATTAAGAAAAGCTCGCATTCACCATTCCGTGCGAAGGTGAAAAATGCCCTATCTCTTTTAAAGGGTGCGTATTCTTTCTTAATTATGACAAAGGATGAAATGCTTGTTGCACGTGATCCACATGGTTTACGTCCATTATCTCTTGGAAAGCTAGGAGATGGCTGGGTGGTAGCTTCTGAAACTTGTGCATTTGATTTAATTGGTGCAGAATTCGTTCGTTCGGTAGAACCAGGCGAACTAATCATTATTAACGATGAGGGTGTAAAATCGGATCGTTTTGCTGACATGGAAAAACGTTCGATGTGTGCGATGGAGTATGTTTATTTAGCTCGTCCTGATTCGGATATTGATGGTATTAACGTTCATATGGCACGAAAACGTATGGGTAAACAGCTTGCTCGTGAATGTGCGCATATTGAGGCAGATGTTGTAACGGGTGTTCCCGATTCAAGTATTTCCGCAGCGATTGGTTTTGCAGAAGAAAGTGGAATTCCTTATGAATTAGGTCTTATTAAAAACCGTTATGTTGGGCGTACATTTATTCAGCCGACACAAGAGTTACGTGAACGTGGTGTAAAAATGAAACTTTCACCGGTTGTTCAAGTCGTAAAAGGAAAAAAAGTAGTAATGGTGGATGATTCCATTGTTCGTGGTACAACATCTCGTCGCATTGTCAAAATGTTAAAAGATGCTGGCGCAGCGGAAGTTCACGTTGTGATTTCTTCACCGCCAATGACAGATCCTTGTTATTATGGCATTGATACATCTACGCATGAAGAACTGATTGCTTCTAGTCATAATGTAGATGAAATTCGTGAAGTAATTGGTGCAGATTCTCTGACTTTCCTTTCTGTTGAGGGGATGGTAGAGACTATTGCACGACCGTATGAAGATGAAAACCGAGGACTATGCCTAGCATGCTTTACAGGCAAATATCCAACAGAGATTTTCCCGGATACTATCTTGCCGCATGAAAAAGAATTATTACGTTAA
- the purS gene encoding phosphoribosylformylglycinamidine synthase subunit PurS, with amino-acid sequence MKKVKIYVTLRESILDPQGSAVQGSLAKMGYGEVEDLRIGKYLELSINDTERDIDTLVKEMCEKVLTNVVIEDYRYEVEEAN; translated from the coding sequence ATGAAAAAAGTAAAAATCTATGTAACATTACGTGAGAGCATTCTTGATCCTCAAGGCTCTGCAGTACAAGGTTCTTTAGCTAAAATGGGCTACGGTGAAGTAGAAGATTTACGTATCGGTAAATATCTTGAACTATCAATTAATGATACAGAACGTGACATTGATACGCTAGTAAAAGAAATGTGTGAAAAGGTTTTAACGAACGTTGTAATTGAAGACTACCGTTACGAAGTCGAGGAGGCTAATTAA
- the purB gene encoding adenylosuccinate lyase: MIERYTRPEMGAIWTEQNKYQAWLEVEILACEAWAELGDIPKEDVAKIRENASFDVNRILEIEQETRHDVVAFTRAVSETLGEERKWVHYGLTSTDVVDTALSYLIKQANDILRKDIVNFIDIIAAKAKEHKHTVMMGRTHGVHAEPTTFGLKLGLWYEEMKRNLERFEAAAKVIETGKMSGAVGTYANIDPRVEQYVCDKLGLAASPISTQTLQRDRHAQYLGALALIASSIEKFATEIRGLQKSETREVEEAFAKGQKGSSAMPHKRNPIGSENMVGMSRLMRGYMVTAYENVALWHERDISHSSAERVILPDATITLNYMLNRFGNIVKNLTVFPENMKRNMDRTFGLIYSQRILLALIDKGLVREEAYDTVQPLAMQAWDEQVQFRALVDASEKITSYLTKEELDDCFDYNYHLQHVDMIFERLGLN; this comes from the coding sequence ATGATTGAACGTTACACAAGACCCGAAATGGGCGCAATTTGGACAGAACAAAATAAATACCAAGCATGGCTAGAGGTTGAAATTTTAGCTTGTGAGGCATGGGCAGAGTTAGGTGATATTCCAAAAGAGGATGTTGCTAAAATTCGTGAAAATGCTTCATTTGATGTGAATCGTATATTAGAAATTGAACAAGAAACTCGTCATGACGTTGTAGCCTTTACCCGTGCTGTTTCTGAAACACTTGGTGAAGAGCGTAAATGGGTGCATTATGGTTTAACTTCTACAGACGTAGTAGATACAGCCCTTTCTTATTTAATCAAACAAGCAAATGATATTTTACGTAAAGATATCGTAAATTTCATTGATATTATTGCTGCTAAGGCAAAAGAACATAAACATACAGTTATGATGGGACGCACACATGGTGTTCATGCAGAACCAACAACTTTCGGTTTGAAACTTGGTTTATGGTATGAGGAAATGAAGCGTAACCTTGAACGTTTTGAAGCAGCTGCCAAAGTAATTGAAACAGGGAAAATGTCTGGAGCTGTTGGAACATATGCCAATATCGATCCTCGTGTTGAGCAATATGTTTGCGATAAATTAGGCCTTGCAGCATCACCGATTTCAACACAAACTTTACAGCGTGACCGCCATGCGCAGTATTTAGGTGCATTAGCTTTAATCGCTAGCTCAATTGAAAAATTTGCAACAGAAATTCGCGGGTTACAGAAATCTGAAACACGTGAAGTGGAAGAAGCTTTTGCAAAAGGTCAAAAAGGATCATCAGCAATGCCACATAAACGTAATCCAATCGGTTCGGAAAACATGGTTGGTATGTCTCGTTTAATGCGTGGATATATGGTGACAGCTTATGAAAATGTGGCTTTATGGCATGAACGTGATATTTCGCATTCATCTGCAGAGCGCGTTATTTTACCGGATGCAACAATTACTCTTAACTATATGTTAAATCGCTTCGGTAATATTGTGAAAAACTTAACAGTATTCCCTGAGAACATGAAACGTAATATGGATCGTACATTTGGTCTTATTTATTCTCAACGCATCTTACTAGCATTGATTGACAAAGGATTAGTACGTGAGGAAGCTTATGATACAGTACAACCTTTAGCAATGCAGGCTTGGGACGAGCAAGTTCAGTTCCGTGCATTAGTTGATGCAAGTGAAAAAATCACATCTTATTTAACGAAAGAAGAGTTGGATGATTGTTTTGATTACAACTACCACTTACAGCACGTTGATATGATTTTTGAACGACTAGGACTTAACTAA
- the purQ gene encoding phosphoribosylformylglycinamidine synthase subunit PurQ, which produces MKFAVLVFPGSNCDIDMYHAIKDELGEEVEYVWHTATDLSGFDGVLVPGGFSYGDYLRCGAMANQSNIMAEVKKAADAGKPVLGVCNGFQILTEAGLLPGALLRNKNLKFMCRTVQLKVENNNTSFTNQYEQGQIINIPIAHGEGNYYCDEETLQSLKDNNQIVFTYSGDNPNGSLEDIAGIINERGNVLGMMPHPERAVDALVGGADGLAVFKSIVKQWRENHVNN; this is translated from the coding sequence ATGAAATTCGCAGTACTCGTATTCCCTGGGTCAAACTGTGATATCGATATGTATCATGCGATTAAAGACGAGCTAGGTGAAGAAGTAGAATATGTATGGCATACAGCAACAGATCTAAGTGGTTTTGATGGCGTATTAGTACCTGGAGGATTCTCCTATGGAGATTATCTTCGTTGTGGTGCAATGGCTAATCAATCTAACATTATGGCAGAAGTTAAGAAAGCAGCAGATGCTGGTAAACCTGTATTAGGTGTATGTAATGGCTTCCAAATCCTAACGGAAGCAGGTTTATTGCCAGGAGCTTTATTGCGCAATAAAAACTTAAAATTTATGTGCCGTACAGTGCAGCTTAAAGTTGAAAACAACAATACATCATTCACAAATCAATATGAGCAAGGTCAAATCATCAATATTCCAATCGCACATGGTGAAGGGAATTACTACTGTGATGAGGAAACTTTACAATCACTAAAAGATAATAATCAAATCGTATTCACATACTCAGGTGACAATCCAAACGGTTCTTTAGAAGATATCGCAGGGATTATAAACGAGCGCGGCAATGTATTAGGGATGATGCCACACCCAGAGCGAGCTGTTGATGCACTGGTGGGCGGCGCAGACGGTCTAGCAGTATTTAAATCAATCGTGAAGCAGTGGAGGGAAAATCATGTCAACAACTAA
- the purL gene encoding phosphoribosylformylglycinamidine synthase subunit PurL translates to MSTTKFEPTAQQIKDEKLYAGMGMSDEEFAMVEGILGRLPNWTETGLFSVMWSEHCSYKNSKPVLRKFPTKGPQVLQGPGEGAGIVDIGDEQAVVFKMESHNHPSAIEPYQGAATGVGGIIRDVFSMGARPIAMLNSLRFGELKSARGKYLFEEVVAGIAGYGNCIGIPTVGGEIQFDPCYEGNPLVNAMCVGLIDHKDIQRGIAAGVGNTVMYVGAKTGRDGIHGATFASEELTEESENQRPAVQVGDPFMEKLLLEACLEVVKSDALVGIQDMGAAGLTSSSAEMASKAGSGVEMNLDLVPQRETGMTAYEMMLSESQERMLLVVKKGREDEIKAIFDKYDLDAVAIGRVTDDKMLRLLHKGQVVAEVSADALAEDAPVYHKPSAEPAYYAQFQAIENTEPVVTDYKETLNALLKAPTIASKEWVYDQYDYQVRTSTVVKPGSDAAVIRVRGTNKGLAMTTDCNSRYIYLDPEVGGAIAVAEAARNIVATGGTPLAITDCLNFGNPEKPEIFWQIEKSADGISAACTALNAPVIGGNVSLYNERSGEAVYPTPTIGMVGLIEDLAHVTTQDVKAAGDIIFVIGETKTEFGGSELQKLLNNGVISGKAPTIDLEVEATRQQALLKAIKAGLVQSAHDVAEGGLAVAIAETTFGANGLGVDVTLTGSATTALFSESQSRFVVTVKEENAAAFVEIIKDAQKIGVVTNDALVKINGDKGVLVEGTVEEFRSNWKGAIPCLLNSEA, encoded by the coding sequence ATGTCAACAACTAAGTTTGAGCCAACAGCACAGCAAATTAAAGATGAAAAGCTATACGCTGGAATGGGGATGTCAGACGAAGAATTTGCAATGGTAGAAGGTATTTTAGGACGTCTACCTAACTGGACAGAGACAGGTCTTTTCTCAGTAATGTGGTCTGAGCACTGCTCTTACAAAAATTCAAAGCCAGTACTACGTAAATTCCCTACAAAAGGGCCTCAAGTTTTACAAGGACCAGGTGAAGGTGCAGGTATTGTTGATATTGGTGACGAACAAGCAGTAGTGTTTAAAATGGAATCACATAACCATCCATCTGCAATAGAACCTTATCAAGGAGCTGCAACTGGTGTGGGTGGTATTATCCGTGATGTTTTCTCAATGGGTGCACGTCCAATCGCCATGTTAAACTCATTACGCTTTGGTGAATTAAAATCAGCGCGTGGTAAATATCTATTTGAAGAAGTAGTTGCTGGTATTGCAGGGTATGGTAACTGTATCGGAATTCCTACAGTAGGTGGCGAAATTCAATTCGATCCTTGCTATGAAGGTAATCCACTTGTGAATGCTATGTGTGTCGGTTTAATCGACCATAAAGATATTCAACGTGGTATTGCGGCAGGTGTCGGTAATACAGTGATGTACGTTGGTGCGAAAACAGGGCGTGACGGAATTCATGGTGCAACATTTGCCTCTGAGGAATTAACAGAGGAGTCAGAAAACCAACGTCCAGCAGTACAAGTAGGGGACCCATTCATGGAGAAACTTTTACTTGAAGCATGTTTAGAAGTTGTAAAATCTGATGCTTTAGTTGGTATTCAAGATATGGGTGCAGCTGGTCTTACTTCTTCTTCGGCAGAAATGGCTTCAAAGGCTGGTTCTGGTGTAGAAATGAACCTAGACTTAGTGCCTCAGCGTGAGACAGGTATGACAGCGTACGAAATGATGCTATCTGAGTCTCAAGAACGTATGCTATTAGTGGTGAAAAAAGGTCGCGAAGATGAAATTAAAGCGATTTTCGATAAATATGATTTAGATGCTGTAGCAATCGGTCGAGTGACAGATGACAAAATGCTTCGTCTTTTACACAAAGGACAAGTAGTTGCAGAGGTATCTGCAGACGCGTTAGCAGAAGATGCACCTGTTTATCATAAACCATCTGCAGAGCCTGCATACTATGCTCAGTTCCAAGCAATCGAAAACACTGAACCTGTTGTGACAGATTACAAAGAAACATTAAATGCTTTATTAAAAGCACCGACGATTGCTTCTAAAGAGTGGGTATATGATCAATACGATTATCAAGTACGTACATCAACAGTTGTTAAACCAGGCTCTGATGCTGCCGTTATTCGAGTACGTGGCACAAATAAAGGGTTAGCAATGACAACAGACTGTAACTCTCGTTATATCTATTTAGATCCAGAAGTGGGTGGTGCTATCGCGGTAGCCGAAGCAGCTCGTAATATCGTGGCAACTGGTGGTACGCCACTTGCGATTACAGACTGCTTAAACTTTGGTAATCCAGAGAAACCAGAAATCTTCTGGCAAATTGAAAAATCTGCTGATGGTATTTCGGCAGCTTGTACGGCATTAAATGCTCCAGTAATCGGAGGTAACGTTTCTCTTTACAATGAACGTTCAGGCGAAGCGGTGTATCCAACACCGACAATTGGTATGGTTGGTCTTATTGAAGACTTAGCACATGTAACGACACAGGATGTAAAAGCTGCAGGAGATATTATCTTTGTTATTGGTGAGACAAAAACAGAATTTGGTGGTTCAGAGCTTCAAAAACTATTAAATAATGGTGTTATTTCAGGGAAAGCACCAACTATCGACTTAGAAGTTGAAGCGACACGTCAGCAAGCTTTATTAAAGGCGATTAAAGCAGGTCTTGTTCAATCTGCTCATGATGTAGCAGAGGGTGGTCTAGCTGTCGCGATTGCTGAAACAACATTTGGCGCAAACGGTCTTGGTGTGGATGTAACATTAACAGGCTCTGCAACAACTGCGTTATTCAGTGAGAGTCAATCTCGTTTTGTTGTCACTGTTAAAGAAGAAAATGCTGCAGCATTTGTAGAAATCATCAAAGATGCTCAAAAAATTGGTGTCGTAACAAACGATGCACTTGTGAAAATCAACGGGGACAAAGGTGTGCTTGTAGAAGGTACAGTGGAGGAATTCCGTTCTAATTGGAAAGGAGCAATCCCATGCTTGCTGAACTCAGAGGCTTAA
- the purC gene encoding phosphoribosylaminoimidazolesuccinocarboxamide synthase has translation MTKGQLLYEGKAKKLFTTEEPNVLLVEYKDSATAFNGEKKEEIEGKGILNNRITSLIFEKLQANAIASHFVKQLSDTQQLVKKVEIIPIEVVVRNIAAGSLAKRLGLEEGTPLKRPIVEFYYKDDELGDPLITTEHIDVLELATPTEVTAIYDGALAVNKVLQPIFADVNVTLIDFKLEFGRDLDGHVLLADEISPDTCRLWDATTKQKLDKDVFRRDLGNLTEVYTIILSRLGGK, from the coding sequence ATGACTAAAGGTCAACTTTTGTATGAAGGTAAAGCAAAAAAATTGTTCACAACAGAGGAGCCAAATGTGCTACTTGTTGAGTACAAGGATAGTGCAACAGCATTTAATGGTGAAAAGAAAGAGGAAATTGAAGGTAAGGGCATTTTAAATAATCGCATTACTTCATTAATTTTCGAAAAATTACAAGCTAACGCAATTGCGTCACATTTCGTAAAACAATTATCAGATACACAACAACTTGTAAAAAAAGTAGAAATTATTCCGATTGAGGTTGTTGTTCGTAATATCGCTGCTGGAAGTTTAGCAAAACGTCTGGGTCTTGAAGAGGGGACACCTTTAAAACGACCAATCGTTGAATTTTATTATAAAGACGATGAATTAGGCGATCCACTTATTACGACAGAGCATATCGATGTTCTTGAACTTGCCACACCTACTGAAGTAACAGCTATTTATGATGGTGCACTAGCCGTTAACAAAGTGCTACAGCCAATCTTTGCAGATGTCAATGTGACATTGATTGATTTTAAATTAGAGTTTGGTCGTGATTTGGATGGTCATGTATTACTGGCAGATGAAATTTCACCAGATACATGCCGACTTTGGGATGCAACAACAAAGCAAAAGTTAGACAAAGATGTTTTTCGTCGAGACCTTGGTAATTTAACTGAAGTTTATACTATTATACTTTCTAGACTCGGAGGCAAATAA